The DNA sequence AATGGGTTACCGGAAAATATCAAGAACGTCAGTGTGGGAAAGGATGACAATGCTGAGATTATATTGTTTAACAGTGGGAACAGAGCCATCGAAGGTCTTGGGGTGTTCATCTTTTCCTATCTTTTTCAGATTACCGCGTATGAGGTCTATATGGACATGACAAACCGTTCGGTGGGTAAGTTCGTTCTGGTTGTCACCATTGCGATGGGTATGTGTCTTCCCATGTATGCACTGACAGCCTTCTTTGGTTACATGGATTTTGGTCGCAACGTTACCGGCTCTGTGCTCCTACAGTACGACCCTGTGAACTACCCAGCAGTTATGGTCGGTTTCGTTGGTGTGCTCGTGATGTTGTTCGTATCGTATGCACTTTTGGGATTGGCTTGCCGCAATGCGCTGTATGATGTCATCGGGTGGGACTTCAGAGAGGTTGCTTTCTGGAAGCATTGCATTGCCGTCGTTACTCTCTCTGTCGTCATGTTGCTGTGTGGCTTATTCATCCCCAAAATCACAACTGTGCTGGGATTCGCTGGTTCTTTCTGTGGTGGGTCGCTGGGTTTCATTCTTCCTGCGCTATTCTTCATGTATTCTGGTGGCTTTACGTGGCAAAAGGTTGGTCCCTTTTATTACATTTCCACTTATGTTCTACTGATCACAGGTGTTATCGCAGCCGTATTTGGCACAGGTGCTACCATTTGGGCAGTTACTGTGGGATGATTAGCGTAGGTTCTGCGCACAGGAATGCATTCTACAGCAAGAGGCCAGTCGCACATGTGAATTGTTACCCGAAAACGGCAGGTTAGAAATGTGATACCTGTGTAATGCAGGAATAAAAGTGTGCTTAAGTGTttaaaaaacgaagaaaattaattTAACGTTTCTCTCACCGACAAATCGTATACCTTCTCTCATTTATCCGTTCCAACACGTATTTCAAACACGGTTCCCCTCTCCAAAacgttattttattttgtcaattatttcctttgttcGTGTCGATACGAATGTTTCTCCATTTAGGAAAGGAATGTAAGACGCAAACGGGGGTTATTGTGGTAGAattggtttcttttcgtcttttaccttttttttgtattttttattgtCTGCTCAACAGCAATGCGTGAAGTACAACTGCTTAACGAAAAGCGCCTGTAGGGCCGGTGGGTAATTATTTTCTACATATTTTGTTGTATGCTACTTAATATGCGACAGAAACATTAACAGCAGCTCGCAAAGGTAGTTGTTGTAAGCTTCTGTCGCATAGTAtctctttcatcttttccttcttccttaagATGTACATAAAGGATTCTTGATACATGCTACCACGTTGTGCAAACCAAATAACACTAATGAACCAAAGCAGTGGCTACTATTTTTCAATACTAAATCGATTCCTCCCCGTCTGCATTGTGCCGGTGCCTCCTTCAACTCTACTTTATATAATCTTCTTCCCCTATCCTTTACCCCTTGTTTCTGGTCTCCAAAAGTATGCGAAAgtacacaaataaaatagacTGGTGTCGCAGCCATCCTGGCACAACTATTATCCTTGAGTGCACAGGCTGAGAGATAATTTTGACAAATGACTTTAGGTTTCACATGTGTAAGCAGTGGCAGTATCAGATTTGCTAACACAGTGGAGCATGAGCATGCAAGTGATTCCAATGATGCAGATCACGCGGAAAGGCTAATTGCTCTGTTATTAACTGCATTTGGTAATTGTACTAGCACCATTATGTGCTCGGAGTGAGCGTTCCATAGTACTATGGCTGTGGCAAGTTTCAGAGTGTGGGATGAGTTAACAACGATGCCAAGAACGCTGGCCGCTATTCCCTAAGATGCGTCTGCACTGCCACCGTGGCAAGTAACGTCTCTAGGCAGTTAACccttatgtgtatgtgtaacACTCCGATGCTACTTCTCCACTCGCTAAGCCGTTTTGTTCCCCTTAACATTATTACTTTCCCCCTACCTCATATTTTCTATATCCATCAAGTGTATAACCACAAAGACACTTaaccaccaaaagaaaatgaccaGCATCAAGACCAAGTCGCCAACGTCAGTCACTTATCCTCAGGATGATCATGGCAGCGCAGAAGCTGGGCAAGCGAATGCTGAGGTGGAACGCCCACAGCCAGAGGAACGGAAAGATGGTGGTGGTTGCTTTGCCAGGGTGAGTTTATTTATGGCAACTATCATCCCACCGGGAGGTATCGCCGCAAGTGCCTTCAACATCGGATCAACTACCATTGGTGCCGGCATTTTTGGCTTGCCAGCAGCCGCCAACAGCAGTGGGCTTGTGATGGCGATGATTTatcttattatcattaccgCCATGACTATTTTCTCCATATATGCTCTTGGTGTCGCCGCTGAAAGAACAAACATTCGTACATACGAAGGAGTTGCCCGTGCACTACTGGGTCCATGGGGTGCATTTTGCACTGCTGCAGCCCGTACTTTCTTCAGTTTCAGTGCATGTGTGGCATATGTGATTTCTGTGGGTGATATCCTGAGTGCTACCTTAAAGGGTACCAATGCTCCGGATTTCCTGAAGCAGAAGTCAGGCAACCGGCTATTGACATCCCTCATGTGGTTATGCTTCATGCTTCCACTTGTAATACCTCGGCACATTGACTCCCTACGTCACGTTTCAACCATCGCGTTTATCCTCATGATTTATACTGTGGTTGTAGTGGTGGTGCATTCATGCATGAATGGGTTACCGGAAAATATCAAGAACGTCAGTGTGGGAAAGGATGACAATGCTGAGATTATACTGTTTAACAGTGGGAACAGAGCCATCGAAGGTCTTGGGGTGTTCATCTTTTCCTATCTTTTTCATATTACCGCGTATGAGGTCTATATGGACATGACAAACCGTTCGGTGGGTAAGTTCGTTCTGGTTGTCATCATTGCGATGGGTATGTGTCTTCCCATGTATGCACTGACAGCCTTCTTTGGTTACATGGATTTTGGTCGCAACGTTACCGGCTCTGTGCTCCTACAGTACGACCCTGTGAACTACCCAGCGATTATGGTCGGTTTCGTTGGTGTGCTCGTGATGTTGTTCGTATCGTATGCACTTTTGGGATTGGCTTGCCGCAATGCGCTGTATGATGTCATCGGGTGGGACTTCAGAGAGGTTGCTTTCTGGAAGCATTGCATTGCCGTCGTTACTCTCTCTGTCGTCATGTTGCTGTGTGGCTTATTCATCCCCAAAATCACAACTGTGCTGGGATTCGCTGGATCTTTCTGTGGTGGATTGTTGGGTTTCATTCTTCCTGCGCTATTCTTCATGTATTCTGGTGGCTTTACGTGGCAAAAGGTTGGTCCCTTTTATTACATTTCCACTTATGTTCTACTGATCACAGGTGTTATCGCAGCCGTATTTGGCACAGGTGCTACCATTTGGGCAGTTACTGTGGGATGATTAGCGTAGGTTCTGCGCACAGGAATGCATTCTACAGCAAGAGGCCAGTCGCACATGTGAATTGTTACCCGAAAACGGCAGGTTAGAAATGTGATGCCTGTGTAATGCAGGAATAAAAGTGTGCTTAAGTGTttaaaaaacgaagaaaattaattTAACGTTTCTCTCACCGACAAATCGTATACCTTCTCTCATTCGTTCGCTCCAACACGTATTTCAAGCGCGGTTCCCCTCTCCAAAacgttattttattttgtcaattatttcctttgttcGTGTCGATACGAATGTTTCTCCATTTAGGAAAGGAATGTAAGACGCAAACGGGGGTTATTGTGGTAGAattggtttcttttcgtcttttaccttttttttgtattttttattgtCTGCTCAACAGCAATGCTTGAAGTACAACTGCTTAACGAAAAGCGCCTGTAGGGCCGGTGGGTAATTATTTTCTACATATTTTGTTGTATGCTACTTAATATGCGACAGAAACATTAACATCTGCCCACAAAGGTAGTTGTTGTAAGCTTCTGTCGCATAGTAtctctttcatcttttccttcttccttaagATGTACATAAAGGATTCTTGATACATGCTACCACGTTGTGCAAACCAAATAACACTAATGAACCAAAGCAGTGGCTACTATTTTTCAATACTAAATCGATTCCTCCCCGTCTGCATTGTGCCGGTGCCTCCTTCAACTCTACTTTATATAATCTTCTTCCCCTATCCTTTACCCCTTGTTTCTGGTCTCCAAAAGTATGCGAAAgtacacaaataaaatagacTGGTGTCGCAGCCATCCTGGCACAACTATTATCCTTGAGTGCACAGGCTGAGAGATAATTTTGACAAATGACTTTAGGTTTCACATGTGTAAGCAGTGGCAGTATCAGATTTGCTAACACAGTGGAGCATGAGCATGCAAGTGATTCCAATGATGCAGATCACGCGGAAAGGCTAATTGCTCTGTTATTAACTGCATTTGGTAATTGTACTAGCACCATTATGTGCTCGGAGTGAGCGTTCCATAGTACTATGGCTGTGGCAAGTTTCAGAGTGTGGGATGAGTTAACAACGATGCCAAGAACGCTGGCCGCTATTCCCTAAGATGCGTCTGCACTGCCACCGTAGCAAGTAACGTCTCTAGGCAGTTAACccttatgtgtatgtgtaacACTCCGATGCTACTTCTCCACTCGCTAAGCCGTTTTGTTCCCCTTAACATTATTACTTTCCCCCTACCTCATATTTTCTATATCCATCAAGTGTATAACCACAAAGACACTTaaccaccaaaagaaaatgaccaGCATCAAGACCAAGTCGCCAACGTCAGTCACTTATCCTCGGAATGATCATGGCAGCGCAGAAGTTGTGAACCCAAATCCTGAGGCACCCCTTTCCCAAAATGAACTAAAGAATAGTGGTGGTTGCTTTGCCAGGGTGAGTTTATTTATGGCAACTATCATCCCACCGGGAGGTATCGCCGCAAGCGCCTTCAACATTGCCGCTTCATCTGTTGGTGCCGGTATCATTGGCTTGCCTTCTGCCGCCAACAGCAGTGGGCTTGTGATGGCGATGATTTatcttattatcattacgGCAATGTCTGTGTTTACAATGCACAATCTCGCAGTGGTTGCTGATAAGACTAATGTGTACACGTACGAAGGAGTTGCCCGTGTCCTGCTGGGTCGCTGGGGTAAGTACTACGTAGCTGTGGTTCGTGCTTTCCATGGCTTTAGTGCATGTGTGGCATATGTGATTTCTGTGGGTGATATCCTGAGTGCTACCTTAAAGGGTACCAACGCTCCGGATTTCCTGAAGCAGAAGTCAGGCAACCGACTGCTTACAATTGGCATGTGGTTATGCTTCATGCTTCCACTTGTAATACCTCGGCGCATTGACTCCCTACGTTATGTTTCAACGTTCGCCGTCAGTTTCATGGTGTACCTTGTCATCGCCATTGTAGTGCACTCATGCATGAATGGGTTACCGGAAAATATCAAGAACGTCAGTGTGGGAAAGGATGACAATGCTGAGATTATATTGTTTAACAGTGGGAACAGAGCCATCGAAGGTCTTGGGGTGATAATGTTCGCATATGTGTGCCAAGTTGTCGCACTTGAAGTTTATGAGAACATGACAAACCGGTCCGTGGGAAGGTTCGTAATTGCATCTGCAATTGCATTGGGTATCTGCTTCACATTGTACGTAATGACATCCTTTTTTGGTTACATGGACTTTGGTCGTGCTGTTACTGGCTCTGTGCTTCTGATGTATGACCCAGTGAATGAACCTGCAATTATGGTCGGTTTCGTTGGTGTGCTCGTCAAGCTATGCGTATCATACGCTATTCTCGCTATGGCTTGCCGCAATGCACTGTATGATGTCGTGGGATGGGATGCCGACAAGGTTGCCTTCTGGAAGCATTGCATTGCCGTTGTTACTCTCTCTGTCGTCATGTTGTTGTGTGGCTTATTCATCCCAAAGATCAACACAGTTCTTGGGTTCGCTGGTTCCATCTCTGGTGGATCGCTGGGTTtcattcttccttccttattGGTGATGTATTCCGGTGGCTTTACGTGGCAGAAGGTGGGTCCGTTTTATTATCTTACTACATACGCTGTATTACTTACAGGTGTTATTGCCATTGTATTTGGCACGGGGTGCGCTATCTGGGGAACTTTCACTGGTTAGTTGGCTTATGTGTAGCATATCGGAATGTATCGTATGATGTCGTGGGATGGGATGCCGACAAGGTTGCCTTCTGGAAGCATTGCATTGCCGTTGTTACTCTCTCTATCGTCATGTTGCTGTGTGGCTTATTCATCCCAAAGATCAACACAGTTCTTGGGTTCGCTGGTTCCATCTCTGGTGGATTGTTGGGTTTCATTCTTCCTGCGCTATTCTTCATGTATTCTGGTGGCTTTACGTGGCAAAAGGTTGGTCCCTTTTATTACATTTCCACTTATGTTCTACTGATCACAGGTGTTATCGCAGCCGTATTTGGCACAGGTGCTACCATTTGGGCAGTTACTGTGGGATGATTAGCGTAGGTTCTGCGCACAGGAATGCATTCTACAGCAAGAGGCCAGTCGCACATGTGAATTGTTACCCGAAAACGGCAGGTTAGAAATGTGATACCTGTGCAATGCAGGAATAAAAGTGTGCTTAAGTGTttaaaaaacgaagaaaattaattTAACGTTTCTCTCACCGACAAATCGTATACCTTCTCTCATTTATCCGTTCCAACACGTATTTCAAACACGGTTCCCCTCTCCAAAacgttattttattttgtcaattatttcctttgttcGTGTCGACACGAGTGTTTCTCCATTTAGGAAGGGAATTTCAAGTGCGAAGAGGGGACATTGTGTtatatttactttctttccatccttcgtacactattttttctttgtaacgCCCTCCCTATCcgtattattttatttttttaatggttGTGCGTGAAGCACAACTGCTTAACGAAAAGCGCTTGTAGGGCCGGTGGGTAATTATTTTCTACATATTTTGTTGTATGCTCCCTAATATACTACAGAAACATTAGCAGCTGCCCACAAAGGTAGTTGTTGTAAGCTTCTGTCGCATAGTATCTCTTTcgtctctttcttcttgcttaAGATGTACATAAAGGATTCTTGATACATGCTACCACGTTGTGCAAACCAAATAACACTAATGGAACAGGGGCACTATCAGATTTGCTAACACAGTGGAGCATGAGCATGCAAGTGATTCCAATGATGCAGATCACGCGGAAAGGCTAATTGCTCTGTTATTAACTGCATTTGGTAATTGTACTAGCACCATTATGTGCTCGGAGTGAGCGTTCCATAGTACTATGGCTGTGGCAAGTTTCAGAGTGTGGGATGAGTTAACAACGATGCCAAGAACGCTGGCCGCTATTCCCTAAGATGCGTCTGCACTGCCACCGTAGCAAGTAACGTCTCTAGGCAGTTAACccttatgtgtatgtgtaacACTCCGATGCTACTTCTCCACTCGCTAAGCCGTTTTGTTCCCCTTAACATTATTACTTTCCCCTTACCTCATATTTTCTATATCCATCAAGTGTATAACCACAAAGACACTTaaccaccaaaagaaaatgaccaGCATCAATGCCCAACCACCCAACTCAGCCACTTATCCTCAGGATGATCATGGCAGCGCAGAAGTTGTGAACCCAAATCCTGAGGCACCCCTTTCCCAAAATGAACTAAAGAATAGTGGTGGTTGCTTTGCCAGGGTGAGTTTATTTATGGCAACTATCATCCCACCGGGAGGTATCGCCGCAAGCGCCTTCAACATTGCCGCTTCATCTGTTGGTGCCGGTATCATTGGCTTGCCTTCTGCCGCCAACAGCAGTGGGCTTGTGATGGCGATGATTTatcttattatcattacgGCAATGTCTGTGTTTACAATGCACAATCTCGCAGTGGTTGCTGATAAGACTAATGTGTACACGTACGAAGGAGTTGCCCGTGTCCTGCTGGGTCGCTGGGGAGAGTACTACGTAGCTGTTGTTCGTGCTTTCCATGGCTTTAGTGCATGTGTGGCATATGTGATTTCTGTGGGTGATATCCTGAGTGCTACCTTAAAGGGTACCAACGCTCCGGATTTCCTGAAGCAGAAGTCAGGCAACCGGCTGCTTACAATTGGCATGTGGTTATGCTTCATGCTTCCACTTGTAATACCTCGGCACATTGACTCCCTACGTTATGTTTCAACCATCGCCGTCAGTTTCATGGTGTACCTCGTCATCGCCATTGTAGTGCACTCATGCATGAATGGGTTACCGGAAAATATCAAGAACGTCAGTGTGGGAAAGGATGACAATGCTGAGATTATATTGTTTAACAGTGGGAACAGAGCCATCGAAGGTCTTGGGGTGATAATGTTCGCATATGTGTGCCAAGTTGTCGCACTTGAAGTTTATGAGAACATGACAAACCGGTCCGTGGGAAGGTTCGTAATTGCATCTGCAATTGCATTGGGTATCTGCTTCACATTGTACGTAATGACAGCCTTCTTTGGTTACATGGACTTTGGTCGTGCTGTTACTGGCTCTGTGCTTCTGATGTATGACCCAGTGAATGAACCTGCAATTATGGTCGGTTTCGTTGGTGTGCTCGTCAAGCTATGCGTATCATACGCTATTCTCGCTATGGCTTGCCGCAATGCACTGTATGATGTCGTGGGATGGGATGCCGACAAGGTTGCCTTCTGGAAGCATTGCATTGCCGTTGTTACTCTCTCTGTCGTCATGTTGTTGTGTGGCTTATTCATCCCAAAAATCACAACTGTGCTGGGGTTCGCTGGTTCCATCTCTGGTGGATCGCTGGGTTtcattcttccttccttattGGTGATGTATTCCGGTGGCTTTACGTGGCAGAAGGTGGGTCCGTTTTATTATCTTACTACATACGCTGTATTACTTACAGGTGTTATTGCCATTGTATTTGGTACGGGAGCGACCATCTGGGGAACTGCGACTGGTTAATTGGTTTATGTGTAGCATATCGGAATGTATCGTTTTAACGGGTTTATCGAGGCATGAACAGTACTATAAGTGCTGTAAAATAATATTATCATCACTATTATAGCAATGACACTGAGCGTAAACGTTACTAATAACACGGAAGTGAATGACTAGGCGACTTCTCTTTCCGCTTCACTACTCAAAAATATAACAacacatattttgtttttctgctgtttctgACAGTATAGTCCCCAACCCCAACTGAATCGCTTCAACCCAGGTCGGttgatgttttttccctAGTTGGCAACGCGCTCCAACATATCTTCGTTTAGTCTATGCGTGGCATCTGTAGAGTGGGTGGCTGGGACAACGCCATCTGTCTCCAGTTCTCGCACACTGTTCTTCGACCGATATTTCattatctattttttttcttactgtttttgttatgtcaattattattttagcGTGGGGTTAATCCTGTTGTATGATGTAAACTAGTTGTATTGTtgcaattatttttttttattccgaGAAAAGGTAAATTTGGGTTGTCTGATCACATGTTTAAACTTCTTCGTATCATCACTCCGTCCCTGGCTCTTTGGTTCTTAACACCAGGACAGTCGACTTCGTTCACATTGCGTGGGCATCTCCCTCAGTCCCATTCGCTGTACCTTTTCTCCCCAATTTCTTCTAGACTTTCCAAAGGCACAAAAGCAGGACAGACAGCGCCTCTTATGCATCCTGACGGAACCACTGCGCCTGATTCCTGGAGGCTCACGAACCCACCAGACTCCGTTGAGGCGGGGGCCACTGAGGGTGCGGCAACAGGTTCCTCAATCCCACATGGATCACCGGAGGCAACAGGTGACAAGGTTGGTGAAAACAATGACAGAGACCAATTGACCGCTTCGGGGGGGGAACGTTCGCAGCCATTCATGGAGTGCGTCAAAAAAGTGATACCGCCGGGTGGTTTGGTCTCCACGGTGTTCAATCTCGCTGCCATGTGCATCGGTGCCGGCATCCTCGGTCTTCCCGCAGCAGCTAATAGCAGCGGTCTGGTGATGATGTTTGTGTATCCTAcagttattgtttttctttccatataCTCGCTCTACTGCCTCGCCACGCAGATAGAAAGGCACGGTCTAAAGTCCTACGAAGGCATGTCGAGGGCGCTGCTGGGTCCATGGTCCGCTTACCTTACTGGCGTGCTGCGTGCGCTCAATACCTTTGGCGCCTGCGTGGCGTTTATCATTGCCGTGGGTGATATCCTGAGTGCCATTCTAAAGGGTACCAACGCTCCAGATTTCCTGAAGCAGAAGTCAGGCAACCGATTGCTAACGTCCATCATCTGGCTATGTTTCATGCTCCCACTTGTAATACCCCGCAGCGTAAACACACTCCGCTACATATCAACCATAGGAATTACATCCATCTGCTACCTTGTTGTCGTTATCGTGGTGCATTCGTACATGAATGGATTACCCGACAACATCAAAAAAGTGCATTTGACTGGTGCCCCAGGTGATGAAGGCATTCACCTCTTTGGCACAGGAAATAAAGCAGTGGAAGGTCCGGGCGTCTTCATGTTCGCTTTTCTCTGCCAAGCGAATTCGTTCGAAGTATACTTGGGCATGCCGCAACCCAACGTGCACAGGTTTACAGCCTACACAGCCATCGCCATGGCCGTATGCTTCGTGCTGTGCATTTTCGCAGCCTTCTTTGGTTACCTGGATTTTGGTGGGGCTGTTACTGGATCTGTGCTTCTGATGTATGACCCAGTGAATGAACCTGCAATTATGGTCGGTTTCGTTGGTGTGCTCGTCAAGCTGTGTGCGTCATATGCATTGCTGGCAATGGCTTGTCGTAATGCACTGTATAGTTTTGTTGGGTGGGATGCCGACGAGGTCGCCTTCTGGAAGCATTGCGTTTTTGTGATCTCCCTCTCTGCGGTTATCTTATTGTGCGGTCTCTTCATCCCAACCATAAACACGGTGTTTGGCTTCGTTGGGGCTGTTTGTGGAGGCTTTCTTGCCTTCATCCTCCCTTCGCTATTCATCATGTATGGCGGGGGCTGGTCCCTGAAGACGGTTGGATGGTGCCACTACCTTGCGACATATGCAGTGCTGTTTGCAGGGGTGGCATTATGCGTATTTGGTACAGGCGCTACCGTGTACAGTGTCGCAGTGGAGTGGTAACGATAGAAGTGGGGCGTCACTCGTCCTTCTCCATACATGCCCCGTGTCGAGCAAATATCATTGGGCATATGCTCTCTAAAGCCCTATTGGGCTCGTGAgatgttttcctccccttttaTTATGTTTTAATGCGTAcgtattatcattattggaTTTACTCCTCTTCCGGTATGCTCACTCGAAAACGTGTACCTCCGGCCCAACCAGAGGGAGATAGTGTAAGGACGCAGGGATACAGGCTGTGGTGCAATTATCCATTACTGTctcatttaatattttattgATATAGCCAATCTTTTCAGCGGTAGCAgcctttttgtgtgtgttttaacTCCTTTCGGAGCGACGTCAGTAATAAGGGAGAaaagcgtcgatgtctcttgGTTACtcgtctttattttttttttggtgagtCTCCAAGTAAGTCACTCTTCGAGTTGCACACCACTCGGGTGCATATGAATGGTGGCGCTTCTCGCTCCGTTAACTtcactgttttttgttgttgtaactTAATCCCACTAACACAGCACCCGACTAGGGATGTTCCGGGAAGCTATAAAACGTGCGTGCATATTGTCAGAGAAGGATCATCTGAGCATGCTGATCGTTGTTCCCCTAGGATTCGTTCTTGATCTCCTTCTTTATCTACTCtccctttgctttccttcctcctcatATTCTTTACGCTCTCTGTTGCAGCACAAATGTTAGCGATGGGTGACCCGGACATCCCTtagttccttcttttcagCAGGTTACCTGTTGGCGTTTGATGATTGTACCAATATCGGAGCTACAAGCAAAGTTGGCAGTATGCATATATGTTACAAATCCATGTACCCGTTGAACACCACTGTGGTCTGTTTCCCATTGCGTCTCCAGGGCTGATATGTATGCATTGTGTTTACCCTGAATCATGAACGCGGCCGCGCAACTCCTGGAAAATGGTGTCTGGTacgttctttgttttgttccttgCCGCGGCTGCATGGCAGTAGACAGTTATTAGCTGGATGTACAAATACACAGAGCCTTCCTTCATAAGGTTGAAAACTAAGGATAGTCATGTGTTCTAACAAACAATCACAAGTGGATGTTTCTTCGGCACTTCACGCCGAACCGAATGCATCTACTCTCGTCTCTTGTAATGTCTCTTGGACTCGGAAGATGGCACCCGTCAGCTCATGGGGTGTCGCGACaatggggaagaggaagggttAACGCACGCACTACTGTTCGTGATGCACGAGAGCCAAATAATCTGCTGCTGACGAAGGGCGCATCGGTCTAATGGGTGTACCCCATTACCATTACTGTTTAGCGCCGTCCTATGTGTTGGCTATCTGCTTCACATTGTACGTAATGACAGCCTTCTTTGGTTACATGGATTTTGGTGGGGCTGTTACTGGATCTGTGCTTCTGATGTATGACCCAGTGAATGAACCTGCAATTATGGTCGGTTTCGTTGGTGTGCTCGTCAAGCTATGCGTATCATACGCTATTCTCGCTATGGCTTGCCGCAATGCACTGTATGATGTCGTGGGATGGGATGCCGACAAGGTTGCCTTCTGGAAGCATTGCATTGCCGTTGTTACTCTCTCTGTCGTCATGTTGCTGTGTGGCTTATTCATCCCCAAAATCACAACTGTGCTGGGATTGGCTGGTTCCATCTCTGGTGGATCGCTGGGTTTCCTATTTCCCGCCTTATTGGTGATGTATTCCGGTGGCTTTACGTGGCAGAAGGTGGGTCCGTTTTATTATCTTACTACATACGCTGTATTACTTACAGGTGTTATTGCCATTGTATTTGGTACGGGAGCGACCATCTGGGGAACTGCGACTGGTTAATTGGTTTATGTGTAGCATATCGGAATGTATCGTTTTAACGGGTTTATCGAGGCATGAACAGTACTATAAGTGCTGTAAAATAATATTATCATCACTATTATAGCAATGACACTGAGCGTAA is a window from the Trypanosoma brucei brucei TREU927 chromosome 8, complete sequence genome containing:
- a CDS encoding amino acid transporter, putative is translated as MFKLLRIITPSLALWFLTPGQSTSFTLRGHLPQSHSLYLFSPISSRLSKGTKAGQTAPLMHPDGTTAPDSWRLTNPPDSVEAGATEGAATGSSIPHGSPEATGDKVGENNDRDQLTASGGERSQPFMECVKKVIPPGGLVSTVFNLAAMCIGAGILGLPAAANSSGLVMMFVYPTVIVFLSIYSLYCLATQIERHGLKSYEGMSRALLGPWSAYLTGVLRALNTFGACVAFIIAVGDILSAILKGTNAPDFLKQKSGNRLLTSIIWLCFMLPLVIPRSVNTLRYISTIGITSICYLVVVIVVHSYMNGLPDNIKKVHLTGAPGDEGIHLFGTGNKAVEGPGVFMFAFLCQANSFEVYLGMPQPNVHRFTAYTAIAMAVCFVLCIFAAFFGYLDFGGAVTGSVLLMYDPVNEPAIMVGFVGVLVKLCASYALLAMACRNALYSFVGWDADEVAFWKHCVFVISLSAVILLCGLFIPTINTVFGFVGAVCGGFLAFILPSLFIMYGGGWSLKTVGWCHYLATYAVLFAGVALCVFGTGATVYSVAVEW
- a CDS encoding amino acid transporter, putative, whose protein sequence is MTSIKTKSPTSVTYPRNDHGSAEVVNPNPEAPLSQNELKNSGGCFARVSLFMATIIPPGGIAASAFNIAASSVGAGIIGLPSAANSSGLVMAMIYLIIITAMSVFTMHNLAVVADKTNVYTYEGVARVLLGRWGKYYVAVVRAFHGFSACVAYVISVGDILSATLKGTNAPDFLKQKSGNRLLTIGMWLCFMLPLVIPRRIDSLRYVSTFAVSFMVYLVIAIVVHSCMNGLPENIKNVSVGKDDNAEIILFNSGNRAIEGLGVIMFAYVCQVVALEVYENMTNRSVGRFVIASAIALGICFTLYVMTSFFGYMDFGRAVTGSVLLMYDPVNEPAIMVGFVGVLVKLCVSYAILAMACRNALYDVVGWDADKVAFWKHCIAVVTLSVVMLLCGLFIPKINTVLGFAGSISGGSLGFILPSLLVMYSGGFTWQKVGPFYYLTTYAVLLTGVIAIVFGTGCAIWGTFTG
- a CDS encoding amino acid transporter, putative codes for the protein MTSINAQPPNSATYPQDDHGSAEVVNPNPEAPLSQNELKNSGGCFARVSLFMATIIPPGGIAASAFNIAASSVGAGIIGLPSAANSSGLVMAMIYLIIITAMSVFTMHNLAVVADKTNVYTYEGVARVLLGRWGEYYVAVVRAFHGFSACVAYVISVGDILSATLKGTNAPDFLKQKSGNRLLTIGMWLCFMLPLVIPRHIDSLRYVSTIAVSFMVYLVIAIVVHSCMNGLPENIKNVSVGKDDNAEIILFNSGNRAIEGLGVIMFAYVCQVVALEVYENMTNRSVGRFVIASAIALGICFTLYVMTAFFGYMDFGRAVTGSVLLMYDPVNEPAIMVGFVGVLVKLCVSYAILAMACRNALYDVVGWDADKVAFWKHCIAVVTLSVVMLLCGLFIPKITTVLGFAGSISGGSLGFILPSLLVMYSGGFTWQKVGPFYYLTTYAVLLTGVIAIVFGTGATIWGTATG
- a CDS encoding amino acid transporter 1, putative — translated: MTSINAQPPNSATYPQDDHGSAEVVNLNAEVERPQPEEQKDGGGCFARVSLFMATIIPPGGIAASAFNIGSTTVGAGIFGLPAAANSSGLVMAMIYLIIITAMTIFSIYALGVAAERTNIRTYEGVARALLGPWGAYYTAATRAFFSFSACVAYVISVGDILSATLKGTNAPDFLKQKSGNRLLTSLMWLCFMLPLVIPRHIDSLRHVSTIAFILMIYMVLVVVVHSCMNGLPENIKNVSVGKDDNAEIILFNSGNRAIEGLGVFIFSYLFQITAYEVYMDMTNRSVGKFVLVVTIAMGMCLPMYALTAFFGYMDFGRNVTGSVLLQYDPVNYPAVMVGFVGVLVMLFVSYALLGLACRNALYDVIGWDFREVAFWKHCIAVVTLSVVMLLCGLFIPKITTVLGFAGSFCGGSLGFILPALFFMYSGGFTWQKVGPFYYISTYVLLITGVIAAVFGTGATIWAVTVG
- a CDS encoding amino acid transporter 1, putative, which gives rise to MTSIKTKSPTSVTYPQDDHGSAEAGQANAEVERPQPEERKDGGGCFARVSLFMATIIPPGGIAASAFNIGSTTIGAGIFGLPAAANSSGLVMAMIYLIIITAMTIFSIYALGVAAERTNIRTYEGVARALLGPWGAFCTAAARTFFSFSACVAYVISVGDILSATLKGTNAPDFLKQKSGNRLLTSLMWLCFMLPLVIPRHIDSLRHVSTIAFILMIYTVVVVVVHSCMNGLPENIKNVSVGKDDNAEIILFNSGNRAIEGLGVFIFSYLFHITAYEVYMDMTNRSVGKFVLVVIIAMGMCLPMYALTAFFGYMDFGRNVTGSVLLQYDPVNYPAIMVGFVGVLVMLFVSYALLGLACRNALYDVIGWDFREVAFWKHCIAVVTLSVVMLLCGLFIPKITTVLGFAGSFCGGLLGFILPALFFMYSGGFTWQKVGPFYYISTYVLLITGVIAAVFGTGATIWAVTVG